One region of Bdellovibrio bacteriovorus genomic DNA includes:
- a CDS encoding KH domain-containing protein, with the protein MQVIKKKYDPMDVNIVVENAGEATLSRAEVSVRIRDILTTILVFMSGENDVSVEITHGEKTTIFKVNCSQKSIGKIIGAQGKNIGALRTLVASLSGRNGFRSIVEVPYYPFDSK; encoded by the coding sequence ATGCAGGTTATTAAAAAGAAGTATGACCCCATGGATGTAAATATTGTTGTGGAAAACGCTGGTGAAGCGACTTTGTCTCGCGCTGAAGTCAGCGTGCGCATTCGGGACATTCTGACGACAATATTGGTCTTTATGTCGGGCGAAAACGATGTGTCCGTTGAAATCACTCACGGCGAAAAAACGACGATATTCAAAGTTAACTGTTCACAAAAATCCATCGGAAAAATCATCGGAGCTCAAGGGAAAAATATCGGAGCTTTAAGAACTCTGGTAGCATCGCTTTCCGGCAGGAATGGTTTTAGAAGCATCGTGGAAGTGCCTTATTATCCCTTCGACAGTAAATAA
- a CDS encoding lactonase family protein — MKHLLSKTLILIFTILIFAGCSGGGSGQKIVGRDQFVYVLSRGDSKIYQYHLSKDGELSPLSAPTINTGTMPSFMIMDSSQQYLYVADEYDNTISQFKIGTDGVLTEIASAIATEDTPVHLALSPDAKFLYASSMTEPNITRFSISDDGTLSLSGFIPYADSSLGIHVSPSGEYVYVISHYNDSIAQFRWQADGSFQPLSPASVQAESCPSGPVGVTALKQGSFLYAASCWTDLVESFAIEADGTLTKKATVSTGVAPQGLLISGSQMFVANSGSSDISLYSIQQDGSLIHQSPTSVAAGIAPVGMTVDAANTFAYVLDSATDQIMRYKLSIYGLVKDDAFSIATGGYPVQILMK; from the coding sequence ATGAAACACCTACTTTCAAAAACATTGATATTGATATTCACGATTCTTATTTTTGCCGGTTGCAGCGGTGGCGGAAGCGGACAGAAAATTGTCGGACGCGATCAGTTTGTATACGTATTGAGCCGCGGCGATAGCAAGATTTATCAGTATCATCTTTCCAAGGACGGTGAGCTTTCACCATTGTCAGCTCCCACAATCAACACTGGAACTATGCCTTCTTTCATGATCATGGACAGTTCACAGCAGTATTTATATGTCGCAGATGAATACGATAATACTATTTCCCAATTTAAAATTGGTACGGATGGTGTGTTGACGGAGATCGCATCAGCCATCGCAACCGAGGATACTCCTGTTCATCTTGCATTAAGTCCCGACGCGAAATTTCTGTATGCTTCAAGTATGACCGAACCGAACATCACGCGCTTTTCGATCAGCGATGATGGGACTTTGAGTTTGAGCGGTTTCATTCCATACGCAGATTCATCTTTAGGAATTCATGTTTCTCCGTCAGGGGAATATGTATACGTCATCAGTCACTACAACGATTCTATTGCCCAGTTTCGTTGGCAGGCTGATGGAAGTTTTCAACCCTTGAGTCCGGCTTCGGTTCAAGCAGAAAGCTGCCCATCGGGTCCCGTCGGCGTAACTGCCTTGAAGCAAGGATCTTTTTTGTATGCAGCAAGTTGCTGGACGGATTTAGTGGAATCTTTTGCAATAGAGGCTGATGGCACCCTGACTAAGAAAGCCACCGTCTCCACGGGAGTCGCTCCTCAGGGACTGCTGATTTCAGGAAGTCAGATGTTCGTTGCAAATTCAGGAAGCAGCGATATTTCGTTGTATTCCATTCAGCAGGATGGATCCTTGATTCACCAATCACCCACGTCGGTCGCCGCCGGAATAGCTCCCGTCGGTATGACAGTGGATGCTGCGAATACTTTTGCCTATGTTCTTGATTCCGCTACCGATCAGATCATGCGCTACAAACTTTCTATCTATGGGTTGGTCAAGGACGACGCATTTTCAATAGCGACGGGCGGGTATCCTGTACAAATTTTGATGAAGTGA